In Parasteatoda tepidariorum isolate YZ-2023 chromosome 8, CAS_Ptep_4.0, whole genome shotgun sequence, the DNA window taaatacctAACATTCGTTCAAGTTGTAAGCTTCAGGTCTTTCgccttctcatttttttaaaacgattccaaaaacaggttttttttaagactttataTTTCTATATGCTCTTGAAACATTCGTCCACTCTGAAAACACTTTAAAACTGCTACACATCTCCtgatatttttgaactttaaggtcgtggcaaaataaatttctctataattaaaaaaagcaagaataGGAAAGTTTCTCgagaaattcaatattttaaaagaagtgtTACTTAGGACTAAAGCGTTCTACTATTATGGAGGGCAGCACACTGAGGAAGCGGGAGAGGGGAGAGGCATATGAGAGGCGTATACACAACGCGATTGGGGCGGAGCCCCTTAACTGTTTTGTTCAGAATATTTGTTTGTCtcattattgttgttgttgttgttaatttacgagACTCTATagggctgcacaatgggctattggcgacggtcttggaaacatcccggaggatgatccgaagacatgccatcacaattttgatcctctgcagagggggtggcgcctccgcttcggtagcccgacaacctgcacgcgaagtcgagcactttacggtagcacagtttattGAGGACCAatgccgcacaccctcggttcctacgcagactgatccaagtggtcaccaacccgcacactgaccgtagccagtgatgtttgacttctgtgatctgctgggaaccgagtcttaacgatcagtccactgcgggacgtctCATTATTGACCTCATAAGTAAGGTGATCTACGTAGCAAGGAAAAAGGTTTAACTGGTTCTTTTACATAACAAGTTATGCTTTATGCATTTATGAGATGGGAAAACCTCTTTGAATGCTTCAAAACTGGTTTTTGTTTATGTTCAGAACAAAAAAGAAGGCTATtatgcagaaaatatttatgtttttgcttTAAGCTCGGTTAACAGTTAAATTAGCGACGTCACAAAACCAACATTTGACTAGTTCATtcctatggatggtgttttctacccTAGGGTGCGCTGCAAGCTCTTTACTGCCTATACTTCCAGTGTATTTTGGAAATGTATTTGAACGTGTATTTTGAAGCCATTTGACTCATAACGTGATCATTTAATTTTGAGACACTCTTGAGTAGAATTTCTTGTATACGTGTATTTGttactgatttattatttgtgttcaaAAAAAGAATCATCATTTGAAGATCTGTCATTTCAAGACGTTAGAatcatcatttgaaaaaaaaaaaatcccagcAAAACACTTTTTACCTTGTCAACAATATAccaacttcgaaatttaaacctaaaatgAAATCAATCTCGCTGCTCGAAGAATATGCTAACACTAACGAAGTGTGATGTACAGCtcgcaacaagaacaaacagcaataaataagtaaaaagaggccaaatcaggaTTGCCAAAAAGCgagttctttctaaatctagcaaccatgtcaccttttttagcAAGacatctataaataaataaacgaattttcacttcaaattcACCAGAAttactcaattttatttatattttatgaaattcagcagatttgagctcaaaaattacatagcttatttcttttactgaaaaacaaattatctgtttgaaaattttgcttcgCAGAATAAGCTGTATACTTCCTAACCTGAAGTAGAGCAGGTCAAGAGCTCGAGATTGATGTTGtttatatattgaaaacaccatccatatgtTTTCATTAGCATgcgtatagtttgtctaaagtaagaactccccaagccattcgtctggacccgtggcgggaactatggtaacgaggtatagttaattcaagtaggggtgtgtgGCCATTGTTTAGGGCAGATGTTTGCTCGGATCGGTTAGAGAAagggaattttttcttctgtctactgtgttagccctagactgaagagaagctaccctccctgaaatgcgctattcttgtttccatatcAGTAGGCGGGTCTCAGACTTCGTGatgggggagttcttaccgtagataAACTATACACCACCTTTGGATTAATAGATAATTCACACTGCACGCAATGTACATACCTCCAACCATTCTCGAGTCAATGGCCCTTAATGCGAACGTATGGGAATTTACCTACCGTGTGCCTTTTGCTTCCCATTCGTTTTCTAGGTGTGTGGCTCACCTAAGGTTTTTGATGTTGATGACATGATATTGAATTTGGAAGTTATTAATGGTTGTGCACTTTTCCTTTCCTAATAGAGTTTCTGGGAATTTTGCAGAGAAAAGAGTGACGACTGTATTAGCGTCCTTATGATTGGAATATTTCTTATGATCTTTATTTCCATCACACTATGGGCGTGTTACATATCTGTTTATAGAGTTCTCATATCTGAAACATCAAAATCTGCTGctggaaagaaaaaatcttCGATTGTTTGTTCTCTAATTGACTCGGTCTTCAGTCTCCTCTTCCTCTTAATACTGACAATGTGGTTCTTTTGGATGATTGggtaagagttttttttcatatcaaatAATCAGTGCAATATGGATAGAGTTTTCGTCACTTGAGAGAGCAGCAGGCTCTTTACCACTAATATTTCCGAGTTACTGAATCCGTTGTATTTAGAGGATATTAGGCTCAACGTGTTCACTGTGTTTATTGTGAGCGCAGTAAATAATGACAAGAGTGGTACTGCCGTGCTATTGGAAAAACAATGTAAGTGCTTCACGATTGATTCCGAGAAAAGTGGCTTGGCaactattttccttcttttgctAATGCATTAgcaaaactgatttatttttgaaaaattagtattaatttatttttgaaaaaaaaatgccgaCCAGGTGGACGAGTGGTTAGCGTACTTGGCTGCGGAGctgatggttgcgggttcgaatcccaattaGGGCAaagatgtttctttttctctttctaagttccatgtcctttcttctgtgtgattgtgtgaatgtgacccgccctataaacgggtttgtggttgtgtgacgtgggcgacgctgctccaccaccGTGGCTTGGCCAtaggtgctcactgggtaacgagaagagagtagcagttctggcatttctgaggccaatgggaaatagacccaagtgcccgccattaaacaaaaaatatttaaaagaattttttttttttttgcaatatgtagCTTACCATATGAAGattccaaatatataaaaatctcaattttgaattttttgtcgcttacgttgatttttcaattcaccGGTAGTGTAGTACATGTacttataataatcataaatgttgtatgaaatagtaaataagtaatttgagaggaaatgaaaacttaaaattaatattagagtgaaaatcgttataaaacatttattacctTATTAGTAATATACTAACTTCGAAATTTACGTCTAAATGATAATTTGCTACATAAGCTTTGTCTTGCTACTCTATCTAAATACTATCACTGAAGTATATACGGTGTAAAACAAGAACAAATAGTAATAAACAAGTCAAAAGAAGCCAAATCAGGACAGCTAAAAAAGCgagttcattttaaatatagcaACGTTATCGCCTTTTTAAccaatataaataactaaaacaaattttcctttcaaacacaccaaaattaattaatatcataagACATGTAGCAGATTTAAGTTCGGAAATTgtatcatttatttcttttattgaaaataaaattatctgtatGAAAATATTGCTCGGCACAATAAGCTGTACTAAGCAGATGTAAACTGCATAACCGAAAATCTTGAAGGTAAAGAgatcgagattttttttttttttttttttttttttttttttttttttttacctttgtgttgaaaacaccatccataatgATAAgccgtatttttaaattgttctaaaaaaagtttttctgcgaaaaaacatgattttcaaTGTAATATGATGCTTTTGTACAATATTGGGAATATTAATAAGGGATAGTCAGATGCAATATTGTCACTTTTGGAAAAAACGTGAGGTTTCAATATATTGCCTCAAGCCCAGAGAtgcttattttgttatattgttattaaCGATATATCGAGttcgaaaaatcatttatgtattatgttaaTTAGGTCATTCCTACTTCTTTGCAGAGAGGTAATGTGTCCAAAGTTTCGAAACtcaattttattcagaaatattattttgacatgacagaaaaaaaaattccgtttacTATTTCGTAAACGCTAGTCAAAAGAATCAGACGCTGGTTGTCAGTCATGTAAAACTTGCACTTAAATACGTGTTTCATGTTGCTATTGTTTTCACAGAAAATGATTTGTTTATTCTCAATAAATAGATAAGATTGGACAAAGTTGGGTGAAACAAAAGAGTAAATAGCACAAATGAAAATAGCTATAGTGATATAGTTGTTTGATGTTTCGGCAAACAAACTTAACCTGTTAAATCATTACTAACATAGCATGGAGAACTTAAAAACGTTTATATTTGGCACAGTATAGTCTCCCCTGACTTTCATGAATCTGGATCATTATTAACACTCAATATAACAATGAAACAGGCATAATTCCTAGTTTCGACGTGAAACAACCTGACACataacacaaaagaaaaaaaatatacaacagGGCTAATGtcaataataatacataacaaGAGTAGGGCAAGCTTcttaactgttttgtttttaatgtaaatatttgccTCATAGTGGCCTCATATTGAGGTGACCTTCGAAGCCAGGAAAGAGTTTCAACGAGAATATGTAACAGGAGTTACTAGCTTTGCATTGTGATGTTTCAGGAAAGAAGAAACCTCCTCGCACGTTTCAGAATCGGTTTTTGTGTATAATCTGAACAAAGATGAGgtaaaatatttacgttttggCTTTCAGATTGGTTAACTTTTAACTTAGCtacatcaaaaaagaaaaatggactAGTTATCTAttaatgtaaagtttttaaaagcagTGCTCATAACGCACTTACGGGTGACTATTTAGcggaaaaggggaaaaaatgaccTCTAGaccaaagttaaattaattgaagGTGTAACATGTGACTGAGggcaatttatttttgctgaaattgaCCTAAAAACACAATCTACTACTTGAATCAGACCTAGGGAATCATTCACACTGCTTGAGAGGAAAGCAGATCATGATTGGAGAATTTTTTGCCTAGGGACATAGTTCGTCAATCCTTCTCATCCTCCTTCAATGGCGATTAGAGGTGCTTACAGCAAGAATAGCTCCTTAATATGACTACCGACTACGAAGATTggtctttaaaatgtttatttaatatgttagaGAAGatattagaaattgttttgataaatctatttcttcttcttctcagTTTGTTTATCACGGAGTGGACGAAGTGGAGAAAACATAATTGGTATCTGAAAGTGGTTGACAGAGAAACTATGGCAAAAGCTTCGCTGTCAGAAGATTCTCCAGAAGATTCCAGAAGGTCTCCAGAAGATTTCTTGACTCCTGTTTCACCAACGGAAAAAGATATTACCGCGAATCCTCATTGTATAAACATTGAACAATCTCCAACAGTTTGATTATCTTATTCATGTAAactgtcttaaattttttttcttaaaaaaaaaaaaaaaaaatgaaattttggatattttagGGATTTTAGCATCCCCGTGTTTTCTGTAGTCTATAAAGgtaatttgggaaaaaaattcttttacaagtTTTATTCAACTCTcttatataagtttaaataagctCTTTTGCAAGTTTCCTTCAACATGAGACAATATCATTTTACTTAGAAACAGCAGGGACATGTTATTGAAAAGCAGGTGCTACAAACCAGCTCTACTACTGTTTGAAAATActgatgcaaatattttttcccgTCATTTGAACAGCAAAGAATTGCCAATGAAACGAATAAGAAAACAGGACAGCTGACTGTTCTGGGGTATTAATTATTGAGTGTAAACAGAAGAACCATCCATTTTCATTGTTGAGAAATGTTGAGTAGATCCTGgtattataattttcctttttagtgATTAGAATTGTCAAGCCAGATTTAATTCCATAGGACTTTCGTCTTCAGTTTTATGCTAACTAACAAAAAGCCACCCACAACTTGAAGGAAGAAACTTTACGCTGCGTCAACGTAATTCAGCTATGTTTATGCAAAATGGTCACGGAAAATAGAACAAAACTGAGTTTATGCGCCAGCAAAATCAAGGAGGGTATTTAAGCGAAATGCTATTCTATACCTAAACCTATGTAGAAGAAAAGATCCTACTATGCAATAGTTTCCCAATATGTGATGCCCTTATAATAGCCGAAGGAAATAGTGATTGAacaaaaaacaatctaaaacaCATATGAAGGTTGTGATAAATACTTGAAATAGATTCCTTAGTTAAAATAacgcatttttaaatgaacttaagtgtctgaaagtaaaaacttttagtaattCGAATGAGGAAAATCAGTATTAtgtcaaataaaaactttgcgTGATTGCTTCGTCTTTTGCCAacagaaatcttttaaaaacctttagAATAACTTTTCCCCAACACGATAAAGCAATCAAATTTCTAAAGCTAAGCTTCATCTAAAATTGCTGAGGTCGGGCATCACTAATTTACTAAGACGGTCTCAGGTTACCTTTTCAACTGGAATAGctgatatatttcattaatggaagttttacagaaatttaaaattcaggtTAATGTTTGACACTTGAAAGGATAGCATTTAAATAGGATATAAGAATGCAGGTATTATTTGTAAGCTAATCAtcgttatatataataaaaataaagttgtctCAAATTGTAGTCATGCATTTTTACAGACGTTTTTATTTGAATAGGTATCTAAACTTATTCATCATTTTgcaatttgtataatttttttaatgtaaatttcattaatatgttATCATAAATTACCATTAAATGTTTGAGAACTTAATGATACACTGTGAAGATGCttgcaaaattgtatttaattaatcgAATATATAATATGACGGTTGTAAACTCTCAAAATTTCTTATGAcactaaacttttcattttaaatgctattttaaaaatcgattacaatgcgaaattatttatgttcaatAGTAGATCTTGATAAAATTCTAAGAGATATGTTTGGATGGGGAAAGCGTAAGTAAACgtaattcattttagtttatatataagTGAATAGTTAGAACTTTTATCGATGAAACTGCTTTATgtcaatttgcaaaaaaataattaattattaatttaattaattaaaataattcagtgcaaagccaaaaaaaatatgattatgtaGAAGCGTAGCAATTATTAGGAGTTGGGGAGTGATAACGAGCAAGGGACGGAGCCCtctagtatttaaaatttctacaaccattttagaaagaaacaaaaataagtcTGACTAagtaaaactaagtttttatttataatattcacCTTATTCTCGTCAGTGTTTCATGTTTTCCACAGTAAGGGGCAGTATTTATAGtatttgctatatatatatatatatatatatatatatatatatatatacatacatacatacacacACATCAGTGANtataacaatgggctcgcccaggttttcatggtttctcgcccaggaacaatgttttcatggggcacattaggacccataatcctcatagaacaatccctgacgtctgtaagttACTTGAActtagttgcagaccaggttcacccattcatggcaacagtttttccttcgggggatggtgtttaccaacaggataatgcaccatgtcataagggtcgaatcgtcatggattggttcgaggaacattccggtgactttcaagtcatgtcttggcccccaaattcacctgaccttaatccaatagagcatttgtggtcctacttggaaaaccaaattcgtgctgatACACTACTACCTCGcaatcagcaccttgtggaatcattgccacggcgggtgctggCAGTtgtgagggctaaaggtggtcctgcACGTTATTAGcaaggtggtcataatgtaatggctcttcggaagaattaaaatatttaaatacagttgtgATGTGCATTTGGCTTGATcactattaaagtttttatgttgtacaagataattttgaaacaagacCATGCTGGTTGACAAAGGCAGCtagtacatattaaaatattcaatactaGGTTTCATTATTAGAATTAACGTGAgtcatacttaaaaataatttgaaaatgtaaaggATCGgacaaaaaaagataaatgagaATTCATCGTTTTTTTGCCTATTTTTGAGGTATAAAtactcttaaaattatttacacatCTCAAATAAGAAAGGGTAACTGATGAGTCTGAATCGGATTCATCAGTTTTTCAAGAGGACTTTTAGCAcgaataatcaaaattaattaatttcagatttattttttagcctCAAATATCTAGAgcgaaaatacaaatacatgatatactttaaaatggtctgtaatttttttattatttaaattaatgaatattaatattccaaaattaattttaaaggtaaaaagatcggaacaaaaatttaaaaatccgaaTTGGATTCATCCGTTTCTATGCTGAGTTTTAAATCGTGTAATCCAAAATACTTActcctaaaattatttataaacctCAAATAATAAGGGGAAACTGATGAATCCTAATCTGGTTCATTAGTGATTAGGACTACCTTTAGCATGAATAATCGGAAGTAATtagttttgcaatttattttagccTCAAATAATAAAGggtaaaaatagtaatttatgaTAAGCATCAAAATGATCAAtgatttgtttcattatttaaattaatgaagattaatattttaaaacttattaaaaaaagatcggtacaaaaattaatgaatctgaattggttaaatttttctttgctgaATTTTAACTTGTATAATCagaagtaatttataaatgtcaaataataacaaagagtaaaaatataagtacgtaatatacattaaaataatgcacTGGTTTGTTTTATTGATTGGATTAATAAAgattgatattttgaaactaatttgaaaaagtaagaaatctgactaaaatatgatttatacaAATCAGATTCATCTGCTTTTGTGCCAAATTTTGACACTACAAATAGaagtaatttcttttacagaagtaattta includes these proteins:
- the LOC107448891 gene encoding E3 ubiquitin-protein ligase MARCHF3-like, which encodes MYSAENIEKTSASDKTTNSSIILTHNSKNNPLCRICFSSASREQLLKPCKCKGTIKYVHRNCLEGWLETKKCDTCELCLYRFNTQRIPKSFWEFCREKSDDCISVLMIGIFLMIFISITLWACYISVYRVLISETSKSAAGKKKSSIVCSLIDSVFSLLFLLILTMWFFWMIGLFITEWTKWRKHNWYLKVVDRETMAKASLSEDSPEDSRRSPEDFLTPVSPTEKDITANPHCINIEQSPTV